CACCGACGATAATCAAAGCTGGAGCAGTTGCCGCTGCTGGTACAATACCGATAAATGGCAAGATAAGAATTGAAAGAAGGAAGAGAACCGCTGTTGTAACAGCTGTCAGACCAGTACGACCACCTGCAGAGATACCTGCAGCCGATTCAACATATGTCGTTGTATTTGAAGTACCAAATAGTGCACCGATAGAGGTACCAATCGCATCTGCAAAGAGCGCCTTGTCCATCTTAGAGTTAAAACCTGTACCATTTTCGAGAGCTTTTTCATCTTCTTCTGAGAAAATACCAGTCTTACGACCTGTACCGATAAAGGTACCAAGTGTGTCAAAGGTATCTGACAAGCTGAATGCAAAGATAGTCATCAAAACAAGTGGTAGACGGCTTGAGTCTGCAAAGAGCGAAGATAAACCATCAAAAGCCGCTAGGAAAGTTGTACCAAGCTCCGCAAAGGCTGTACCGATATTGTTGTTTGCAAAATCGATTGTAGACAGATCCACAACACCTGCTGGAATTCCAGCTAAAGTCGTTGCAATAATACCAATCAAAATTGCTCCACGCACGTTCTTAATAACCAAAACAGCTGTCAAGAGGAGACCGAACACTGTCAAGAGAACACTTGGATCAGTAAAGGTTGAAATACCAGGTACGACACCACCACCAGCAAAAACTGAGAAAACACCGTTTGAGAATGTTTCTGCTGTTGCATCTGCCGGAGCAACACCATTTACAGTAATAATATCTGAACCAGATGTCAAGAAGGTGATTAAATTAGAGTTTTTAAAACCAAGATAGGCAACGAAAACCCCGATACCTCCACCGATGGCATGTTGTAAACTAACTGGAATCGCCTTGATAATACTCTTACGAACCTTTGTAACTGTGATAAAAACGTTAAACAAACCGCAGAGGAAAACCATTGCCAAAGCTTCTTGCCAAGTAAAACCAAGACCAATAACCACTGTATAAGTAAAGAAGGCATTCAACCCCATACCTGGTGCCAAGGCGTAAGGTACGTTAGCAAATAATCCCATAACAAGCGTTGAAACTGCACTGGCAATTATTGTAGCCAAGAAAACAGCCTGTGTTGGCATTCCAGCAACGCTTAACACACTAGGGTTAACAAACAAGATATATGACATGGCAAAGAAAGTCGTAAGTCCTGCCATAATTTCTGTAGAAACAGTCGTTCCATGTTCTTTCAATTTAAAAAATTGATCCATTTTTTCATTTCTCCTTTTAATTTACGAACGATAAAAACATTATAATCAAAAAACATTCCAATTTCAAGTTTTTTAATCTTGAAAACGTTATTTTATTAATTTACAACTCGGAATATTCGTAATTACCGAACATTACAAACTTGCAAAAAAATCTATATAAATTTACTTGCTTCTTTGCTTTTATTATCTCCTTTTGTTATACTGGAAATTATTAGTTCAAGATATGGTTACCTACAAGTACTATTCTTTGACACATAAAATAATTTCTCAGCAATCTAGCTACTAGCTAAACATTATTCACTATTAAAACTAGTATAACAACTCTAGAAAGGAATGCTATTAAATATGAAGAAAAAAATCATAGCTTTCGATTTGGACGGCACATTGCTCAATAATGATAGCCAATTATCTGATTATACCATCTCAACTATAAAGAAGGTCCGCCAAGCAGGACACACCGTTCTTATCGCCACAGGTCGCCCCTATCGAATGGCTGAAAAATTTTACCAACAACTAGAACTGGATACTCCAATGATTAATTTCAACGGTTCTTTAGTTCACATCCCTGGAAAGAAATGGCAATGGGAACAAAATATTTTAATCGACAAAAAATACCTACTCGAATTTCTAAAAGAAGAAGAAACATTCGAGGCAGATTTTATTGCTGGTGAATACAAGAATAAATTCTACATCACTCAAAAGAACTTAGATAAGATTGATCCTGCTCTGATGGGGGTTGAACAGATTACTCCAGATACACTCATCAAACCTGAATTAATCACTAGTGATCCTCATTCCATCCTTATGCAGACTCGTGCAACTGATAAGTATGAACTTGCAAAAGAAATGAATGCCTATTTCAAAGATGAATTAGAAATCAATACGTGGGGAGGACCATTAAATATCCTCGAAACTTGTGCAAAAGGTGTCAATAAGGCAACCGCTCTGAGCTATGTTCTTAACCTCTACCAAGCCACTCCTAGCGACTTAATTGCCTTCGGAGATGAGCACAACGATGTTGAGATGCTAGACCTAGCAGGAACAGCCTATGCCATGAAAAATTGTAGCGATACACTTCGTCCACATGCCGACAGATTGACAGCATTTGCTAATTTTGAAGATGGTGTCGCACGTGAACTAGAAAACCTATTTTTATAGGCATCAAAAACCTGATAAACTGTCAGGTTTTTGTCATATTCGTTGCATATTTTTATCACTTTTTTGAAACCAACTTATGAAAAATTTCGGAAATATTTTGCACTATTAACATAATTCCTCTTGACAAATACACTGAAAACGTTTTATAATAGACAAGTTCAAAAAATGTAAGCCTATTCATAGTTTTACATTTCAAAGGAACTAGAAAAAATTTAGGAGGATCAATAATGAGTATTGGAATCATTATTGCAAGTCATGGCGAATTTGCTGCTGGTATTCATCAGTCAGGTTCAATGATCTTTGGCGAACAAGAAAAAGTACAAGTTGTTACTTTTATGCCAAGTGAAGGTCCAGATGATTTATACGCTAAGCTAAATGCTGCCGTGGACGCATTCGATGCCGATGATGAAGTTTTGGTTTTGGCTGACCTTTGGAGTGGTTCACCATTCAACCAAGCAAGTCGCGTAGCTGGTGAAAATCCAGATCGTAAGTTTGCTATCATCACCGGTCTAAACTTGCCAATGCTTATCCAAGCTTACACAGAGCGTATGATTAACGCTGCTGCTGGCGTGGAAGAAGTTGCGGCAAACATTATCAAGGAAGCCAAAGATGGTATCAAAGTTCTTCCAGAAGAACTTCAACCAGCTGAAGCTACTCCTGTTGCCGATGCTGCTCCTGTTGCACTACAAGGTGCTATCCCTCCAGGTACTGTTATCGGTGATGGCAAGTTGAAAATCAACTTAGCCCGTATCGACACTCGTCTCTTGCACGGTCAAGTGGCGACTGGTTGGACTCCTGCTTCCAAAGCAGATCGTATCATCGTTGCATCAGATACAGTTGCCAAAGATGAATTGCGTAAACAACTCATCAAACAAGCTGCACCTGGTAACGTAAAAGCGAACGTTGTCCCAATCAAGAAATTGATTGAGGTTTCTAAAGACCCTCGATTCGGTAACACTCACGCCTTGATTCTTTTCGAAACTCCTCAAGAAGCTCTTGAAGCAATTGAAGGTGGTGTTGAAATCAAAGAATTGAACGTTGGTTCTATGGCTCACTCAACTGGTAAAACAATGGTTAACAACGTATTGTCAATGGACAAAGATGACGTTGCAACCTTTGAAAAATTGCGTGACCTTGGCGTTGAATTTGATGTGCGTAAAGTACCAAACGATTCGAAGAAAGACTTGTTTGAACTTATCAACAAGGCAAACGTTCAATAAATCGATCTGTTAGTATAGAAAGGATTACAACATGTCAGATATTACACTTATTTCTGCAATTCTCGTTGTCATCGTTGCCTTCTTCGCTGGTCTTGAAGGTATCCTTGACGAATTCCAATTCCATCAACCATTGGTAGCTTGTACCCTTATCGGTCTTGTGACTGGTAACTTGGCTGCAGGTGTTATGCTTGGTGGTTCTCTACAAATGATTGCACTTGGTTGGGCAAACATCGGTGCAGCTGTTGCTCCTGACGCTGCTCTTGCTTCTGTAGCTGCTGCAATCATCATGATCAAAGGTGGCGACTTCTCAACTGAAGGTATTGCCGTTGCAACAACAACTGCTATCCCTCTTGCCGTAGCTGGTCTTTTCCTTACAATGATCGTTCGTACTATCTCAGTCGGTCTTGTACACGGTGCTGACAACGCTGCTAAAGATGCAAACTTCGCTGCTGTAGAACGTTACCACTTGTTTGCTCTTCTCCTTCAAGGTTTGCGTATCGCAGTTCCTGCAGCTCTTCTTCTAGCAATTCCAGCTGAGGCAGTTCAAGCAGTTCTTGAGTCTATGCCAGCTTGGTTGTCAGGCGGTATGGCTGTCGGCGGTGGTATGGTTGTTGCCGTAGGTTACGCTATGGTTATCAACATGATGGCAACTCGTGAAGTATGGCCATTCTTCGCACTTGGTTTTGCCTTTGCTGCTATCAGCCAATTGACACTTATCGCACTTGGTGTTATCGGTGTTGCAATCGCGCTTATCTACCTCAACTTGTCAAAACAAGGCGGATCAGGTAACGGTGGTGCTTCATCTAACGACCCAATCGGCGACATCCTTGAAGACTACTAAGAGAAGGGAGATTCATCATGTCAGAAAAAATTCAACTTTCCGTAAGCGATCGTAAAAAAGTTTGGTGGCGTTCAACCTTCCTTCAAGGTTCATGGAACTATGAGCGTATGCAAAACTTAGGTTGGGCTTATGCAATGATCCCAGCTATCAAAAAACTTTACACTAAAAAAGAAGATCAAGCTGCTGCTCTTGAGCGCCACTTGGAATTCTTCAACACACACCCATACGTTGCTTCACCAATCCTTGGTGTAACTCTTGCCCTTGAAGAAGAGCGTGCTAATGGTGCTGAAATCGATGACACAGCTATCCAAGGTGTGAAAATCGGTATGATGGGACCTCTTGCTGGTATCGGTGACCCAGTCTTCTGGTTTACTGTTCGTCCAATCCTTGGTGCTCTTGGTGCTTCACTTGCACTATCTGGGAATATCATGGGACCAATCATCTTCTTCCTTGGTTGGAACGCAATCCGTATGGCCTTCCTATGGTATACACAAGAATTTGGTTACAAGGCTGGTAGCGAAATCACTAAAGACATGTCTGGTGGTATCCTTCAAGACATCACTAAAGGTGCTTCAATCCTTGGTATGTTCATCCTTGCCGTTCTTGTTCAACGTTGGGTATCTATCAACTTCACCGTTGACCTTCCTGCAAAACAATTGTCAGAAGGTGCTTACATCGTCTTCCCAGAAGGCACTGTAACTGGTACTGAACTTCAAGGTATCTTGGGTGACGCCCTTAGCGGACTTAGCCTTTACCCAACTCAAGCACAAACATTGCAAGGTCAGTTGAACAGCTTGATTCCTGGTTTGATGGGACTTCTCCTTACTTTCCTCTGCATGCACTTGCTTAAGAAGAAAGTAACACCAATCACAATGATTATCGGTCTCTTCATCGTAGGTATT
This region of Streptococcus suis genomic DNA includes:
- a CDS encoding NCS2 family permease, which encodes MDQFFKLKEHGTTVSTEIMAGLTTFFAMSYILFVNPSVLSVAGMPTQAVFLATIIASAVSTLVMGLFANVPYALAPGMGLNAFFTYTVVIGLGFTWQEALAMVFLCGLFNVFITVTKVRKSIIKAIPVSLQHAIGGGIGVFVAYLGFKNSNLITFLTSGSDIITVNGVAPADATAETFSNGVFSVFAGGGVVPGISTFTDPSVLLTVFGLLLTAVLVIKNVRGAILIGIIATTLAGIPAGVVDLSTIDFANNNIGTAFAELGTTFLAAFDGLSSLFADSSRLPLVLMTIFAFSLSDTFDTLGTFIGTGRKTGIFSEEDEKALENGTGFNSKMDKALFADAIGTSIGALFGTSNTTTYVESAAGISAGGRTGLTAVTTAVLFLLSILILPFIGIVPAAATAPALIIVGVMMVSSFLDVDWSQFEDALPAFFAAFFMALCFSISYGIAAAFIFYCLVKVSTGKAKEIHPILWGATALFILNFIILAIL
- a CDS encoding Cof-type HAD-IIB family hydrolase — its product is MKKKIIAFDLDGTLLNNDSQLSDYTISTIKKVRQAGHTVLIATGRPYRMAEKFYQQLELDTPMINFNGSLVHIPGKKWQWEQNILIDKKYLLEFLKEEETFEADFIAGEYKNKFYITQKNLDKIDPALMGVEQITPDTLIKPELITSDPHSILMQTRATDKYELAKEMNAYFKDELEINTWGGPLNILETCAKGVNKATALSYVLNLYQATPSDLIAFGDEHNDVEMLDLAGTAYAMKNCSDTLRPHADRLTAFANFEDGVARELENLFL
- a CDS encoding PTS sugar transporter subunit IIB; the encoded protein is MSIGIIIASHGEFAAGIHQSGSMIFGEQEKVQVVTFMPSEGPDDLYAKLNAAVDAFDADDEVLVLADLWSGSPFNQASRVAGENPDRKFAIITGLNLPMLIQAYTERMINAAAGVEEVAANIIKEAKDGIKVLPEELQPAEATPVADAAPVALQGAIPPGTVIGDGKLKINLARIDTRLLHGQVATGWTPASKADRIIVASDTVAKDELRKQLIKQAAPGNVKANVVPIKKLIEVSKDPRFGNTHALILFETPQEALEAIEGGVEIKELNVGSMAHSTGKTMVNNVLSMDKDDVATFEKLRDLGVEFDVRKVPNDSKKDLFELINKANVQ
- a CDS encoding PTS mannose/fructose/sorbose transporter subunit IIC — protein: MSDITLISAILVVIVAFFAGLEGILDEFQFHQPLVACTLIGLVTGNLAAGVMLGGSLQMIALGWANIGAAVAPDAALASVAAAIIMIKGGDFSTEGIAVATTTAIPLAVAGLFLTMIVRTISVGLVHGADNAAKDANFAAVERYHLFALLLQGLRIAVPAALLLAIPAEAVQAVLESMPAWLSGGMAVGGGMVVAVGYAMVINMMATREVWPFFALGFAFAAISQLTLIALGVIGVAIALIYLNLSKQGGSGNGGASSNDPIGDILEDY
- a CDS encoding PTS system mannose/fructose/sorbose family transporter subunit IID → MSEKIQLSVSDRKKVWWRSTFLQGSWNYERMQNLGWAYAMIPAIKKLYTKKEDQAAALERHLEFFNTHPYVASPILGVTLALEEERANGAEIDDTAIQGVKIGMMGPLAGIGDPVFWFTVRPILGALGASLALSGNIMGPIIFFLGWNAIRMAFLWYTQEFGYKAGSEITKDMSGGILQDITKGASILGMFILAVLVQRWVSINFTVDLPAKQLSEGAYIVFPEGTVTGTELQGILGDALSGLSLYPTQAQTLQGQLNSLIPGLMGLLLTFLCMHLLKKKVTPITMIIGLFIVGILARFFNIM